One genomic window of Cheilinus undulatus linkage group 7, ASM1832078v1, whole genome shotgun sequence includes the following:
- the c7h1orf52 gene encoding UPF0690 protein C1orf52 homolog → MTEEKKTGSMGFFSSYDDLSDSSDGSDSDEDGERKKKPGTEAGGSGAQCSQQGTKRASGGAPLPKPDELFSSVSKPAFLYNPLNKEIDWDSLTVKAPEEPAREFKPWKTNAVPPPESYAAEPEKKKGPPPGMDMAIKWSNVYEDNGEDAPQAYTGKARFLPTEEQQSDSDEDAEKGQLSAKKRRVETFQQKEKRKRDLGQATSDKNFVEEEKRILRQKAE, encoded by the exons ATGACAGAAGAGAAGAAGACGGGCTCGATGGGTTTCTTCTCGAGCTACGACGATTTAAGCGACAGCAGCGACGGTAGTGACTCAGACGAGGACggggagagaaagaagaaaccGGGGACCGAAGCTGGGGGGAGCGGGGCTCAGTGCTCCCAGCAAGGGACCAAGCGAGCATCCGGTGGGGCTCCGTTACCGAAACCAGACGAGCTGTTCAGCTCTGTATCAAAGCCTGCTTTCCTCTATAACCCTCTGAACAAGGAGATAGACTGGGACAGTCTGACCGTTAAAGCTCCGGAAGAG cCTGCCAGAGAGTTTAAGCCATGGAAGACAAACGCTGTACCTCCTCCTGAGAGCTATGCTGCAGagccagagaagaagaagggaCCTCCTCCAGGCATGGATATGGCCATAAAGTGGTCCAATGTGTACGAGGACAATGGAGAAGATGCACCGCAGGCATACACAGGCAAAGCTCGATTCTTACCTACAGAGGAGCAACAATCTGACTCAG ATGAAGACGCAGAGAAGGGACAACTGTCTGCAAAGAAACGTCGAGTGGAGACTTTCCAGCagaaggagaagaggaagagggacTTGGGACAAGCTACTTCTGACAAGAACTTTGTTGAGGAGGAGAAAAGGATCCTGAGGCAAAAGGCTGAATGA